The genomic stretch TCTCCCAGCACTTGCGATTACCCTCTATTATTGTTATGCGTCGCCGATAAGAAACCTCCTCTTCATAAACATCCTCCTCCTCTCCATCATCTATTTCATTCAAGTTTGCCCAATGTGGGTGTTAAACCAAATTTCTTctattttaattttcaagcatcgTAGCATCCTTTCCACAACCAATTCCATTTGTTCCATCCATTCACTAATAGCTCGAACCTGCTGCTCCAAATCACATTCGTACAAGTTGATATCGTCAATGTGTTGTTGTCTTCTCGGCAGCATGATTCCACAAGAACgacttgactctgataccaaactgatGCAGCGGATAATTATCGGTTTCGTTGATTCACACACGAATATGGGAAGTGACTATCAAATCTATTTATTTACACACGAATACCAAAAATAACCTTCTAATTCCTGTTGATTCACACAAGAATATCAGGAAAAAGAAAAAGCCTATCATTCCAAGGAGGAAACGGGAGCCAAAAATagcattaataaaaaattatctatTACATCAATTCAAACAATTATTTATATAGACTCTAATAACAgtcaaagaaaggaaagaaatctcAATATATGGACCTTTTTTTCTAacttataaagaaagaaaataaattcttccaaaaaaaaatcttaacagaaataaaaattaacaaaGAGAAGCTTGAACCCATAAATATCAGAAATACCAAAATTAccctaaatatcataaaaataaaaattattaaaaatagcaAAAAGATCTTCGGAGGTTCCAAAAAGGACCTAAAAGATGTTTTTTGGATCCAAAACTTGGTGATTACGGGTTCCTAATAATAAATGTAGATCTCTGAATTCTACATGCACAAGCACTGATAGAGCCTGATTATGTGCCCTAAGCCAAAAGTTATGACATTCGAAAAATTACTCTGTCGAACCCACATCAATAAAGTAAATaaggtaatatatatatatatatatatatatatatatatatatatatatatatatatatatatatatatatatatatatatatattcgacgACATCCGTGCATGACACGCATGAACGCCTCTCTGCATAGGAGGCGCCTCGTGCATGGATGCCGCCCGGGATATCAAATTTGTGtgtatgtgtgtatatataatatGATGTTAActataatatatttttgttgaatgatgatAATCGgatggaaaaaaagaaaaaatattagtatatatatacacacactatGTACTAGCCTCTTAATAAATACGTTCGTGACCTTCTAAACAAACATATTCACGAGTTCACAAACCGAATACTAATAAGTTCGAACTCAACTCGATAATATTTTTAAGCTCGAAATCAGACTCGAGCTCAACTCGCTAACTTAATTGAATGAACTcaaataaactttttttttttaatgagacCCGAGCTCGCAAGTAACTTGACTCGTTTACACTGAGCTAATAAAGTAAAGACAACGGAGATATGCTCATCATTTTGCAAATGATATCAAGGCTTTCAGAGTAGACATATTTCACGAGGAACACAATAAACTGTGTTGAAAGATGAAAATTGTGATGCAGATATCCAAATTGCAAGTAGCACATTGGAAACCAAGTGTTGAATACATGTTAGCAAATGACACATCGTAGCATTATGCAATCCTCCTTCCAAGTCAAACAGGATGATTCAATCTTGCACTCTGATCAAAATTATGGTAGAAACGGCTTGGATTGGGATGCAGGGAAGCAAACCGTAAAGTTCTGCTACTCAAATCATGTATGATGGCTGGAAATGGAGAAAATTCTTCTACTAAAACACACTAAATTCCAAAACATTAGACTACCAATACCCTTTTCATCTTCATGTTTGTGAGCTCGGTGCTGCCTCAAATACCATCACAAAATTCTCTTGAAAGTCTCATGCCATTCTTTGATCTCTCTGTGGATATAATTCAAGGATTAGTTATTACTTCTTTAATGAACCATTAGAATAGCAATACTACAACTTTAAAAGACAATGATCAATGGCAACTGAATATAGCAAAAATCTTGAATTCTTAACAAGTTATAGTTATTGATGTGTCAATTAAGAATCCAGATTTTCAGTGTTTTTGAGTTGTCAAATGTGTGAATGATGTGAATTGTAAAATGCTTAAATTTGAGCAGGGTAGGTTGTCCAAGTGTGACCTGAGATAGTTGAATGTGCCAGTATAGCATcaaagttcttttttttttttgaaccgtCATAAAAAAATGAGTTTGAAGGTTAATCAAAATGCAccaaatcaaatccataaattGTGTTTGTCTAAGCTATTTGGAAAATTCATCAAATTTCAATTATTCTTCAGCTATCAACAGAAAAATCATACTGAAAGTCAATCAAAATTCAGCAAATCAAATCCTAAACCTGTGCTTGTCTAAACTATTTAAGCATTTGCATTTGGCGACCTGAATTTCAACTCCATTGAAGTTTATGTAGAAATAAATCTCTAGTAATACACATTCTTTGACCTCCTTCTACATGTAATGTTTTCTAactattataaattaaatctaCCTAATTTTAAGAATTGTATTTTTCAAAAAGGCGTCCTAGGAGGTTTCAACAATAGTAGTTCCACCTAGTGGCTAGGTGGCTCTTTTAAAAAGGGGCCCAGGCAGAGACCTAACCAAgtcaagattttttttaataagttgttTGTTCATTTGACATTagttaacttttctaattttaatATTGCAATATAACactaattataaatttattatatattttattgcaatttaaatttatgactatgaattattaaattttatgtttattgtaatatttaatttcttaattgaaatgaaaaatataaaatggTTTATTGGTTATGCTTATTATATActgtttatttataaattataatctgttatttttgtgattgcaaaaattatcttgatagattaagGATTCAGTTGTTCTACATAGAAGTTAATATTAATCATTCTTAATTTAATATCCTTATGCctatgttaataattttaatgTCGACTTCTTAGACACTAGGTAGTTGGCGACCGCCTATAACTTAGAAACATCGTTAATCATCTTCAAAGGTGTTCAGACAATCTTAATATGTTTTCTCTATTATATCCTCAATggtgtttaatttaattttatctatGCTAGTATCTTTGTGCATCCATCTTAGAATTTCATATTGCAACATCAAATTTTTGTATGAGTTATTCTTACACCTTCAACTCAAATCAATTCAACATATCTATATTCAGTCCAACATAACTAACTATAGAGATTTATAAATTGCTTTTGCACATCTTCATCCCATATTTTCTCTCCTAATTGTTCCATAATAgtagtattttttatttttacattttacTGAACCGCGTGAACAAATTCAGTATTACTCATTTCACATATCTAATTTTAAAACTCCAAAAACACGTAGCACTTTTCCATTATACCCCTCTCTTCTTTCCAAATTCAAATTTTTGCTCAACCCattcaaaaaatcattactcttaaTTTACGATGACGAATTCAAATTTGAAGGCATGGATACATTAAGAGTGTTTCAAGAGTACATTGGTTTTGGTTTGAAGTCATTCGAagttctctaagtccatcaacTAGTGTTGGTTAGTGTCATTATCCTAGGTCTTATAATAAGCTTGTCATAAATTTTATTAAACCTTTGTGAGTTTAAAAATTCACTACTCTCAATTTACATTGTTGAATTCAGATTATTGGTATTGATTTGAAGTGATTTGGAGTTCTCTAGTCCATTAGCCACTTTTGTTGGCAAATAAACCTAGAGAACTCCTAATTACTTCAAACTAAACCAATTACTCTTACAAGCCTCCTTAATGTATCAATGTCCTGAAATATAAATTCGACAACGTAAATAGCAGTGAAATTTTGAATGGGTACAGCAAAAATTTGAATGTGGAAAGAAGGGAGCGGTATAATGGGAAAGCACTACATGTTTTTggaattttgaaacttgagtacGTAAAATGAGTAATACTGAAACTTGTTTACACGGTTTAAAATACCTTCTATATTAACTCTATGTAGCCATTTCAGAATTCTCCTCTCTCCTACATCAACTCTTTGTATGTGTTATCTCCCAATAGTTTAACATTCTAATATATCAAGGCATGTTATACCATATTTCTTTAAAAAAGTCCCATCGGACCAAAGAGCCACACAAAGATAATATATGACTTACAATGCTTCTTTTCATCTCAGTCGCTCTTTCTTCAAATTTTCATTAATGTCACTTTCTTATTGAATTTCAAGTCCATCCATCcaaactatttttttaatctttaatttttgTGAATTATATCATATATTCAATATTAGATCTGctcaacttaaaattttttatttctaaactCTCTCTCCACAATCCATACTTTGAGTTAATCTATTAAAACTCTCATTAGTTGGATCAAATATCATTTGAAAGCAAATGCACCAGTTAGGTTATAGAATTTCACAATTCAGTCCTAAGGATACAATTATACAAATGCAGAAATGCTCCTATGTAGTATAACAAAATTGTCATTTGCTTACTTTGTGATAAATAATTGCAGATAAGAaaagcaaatgagaaacataagATAGCAACTAAGCTTATTGTCTAAGGAAACTGTGAGAATTAATTTATGGATCTGAATCAACTAAGAATGCAAAGGATCATCTTTGTTTCATATTCTACTGAACATCTTAGAGCTTGTTAACAGAAAAGAGACTTATGGAACTTCACAGTTGGGTTACGTACTTATAGAAATAACAGATTATAGTTTTGGCACCAATAGAATGTTACACCATAAAAAATGCTTTTATCACATCCAATGTGCCACAATTAGAGTACCTTTCAATCCTAGTGGAAGTTGATTGCTAAATAGGTACTTTCTAATGACTACATAGACTGCAACTGTTTAATAGGCACAAAAAATTGAATGTGAAGACAATATGTTGTTGATGCCAATGCAGAGCCTTCAAAGCAAACATTCAAATGGCAAACAGATGGAAGGATTCATTTGGTGATACACCTAGGAAAACATACCCAACAACACCTGAATAACTTCTACATAATGAGATCCATAATTATGATTCATGATAAGACTTTCTCTAAACAAACGCGCCGTTCATTTATTATGAAGAAAGGTTATTGACTAGTTAACTATTTATAATAGCTATGACACGGTATTTAATAGAAACAATCActacttaaataaaatgaattttaatgCAGATAGTATCCAGAAAATGTTAGGAAAACAAGATCAATTGAAAGCACAAATAGATCAATGCAGAATATATTGTGATTTATCTGTTAGCTAAGGAAGAGTCTCGCACCTGAATACATATTCTAAAAATATCTTCTATAGGGATTGCTAGAACTCAAAATTAGACCGACACCTCCGTTGACGGCAAGTAATAAATGTCAACTAGCTTAGGGACCTTCTCTTTATATGGAAGCACAAACTTCTCAATGAACTTTTTATCAGATAGTCTCATATAAGAGAAGAAAGTCCCTTTTGCAGTCCATAAACTTTCGGACTTCAACAACTCCAACACCTGAAACCTAGGAATCACCCTTTTATCCAAACTATATAGCAGAATTAATGGACGTTGAGTGATGAAGGAAGGAGAATAGCCAACTTCGTTGACGAAAAATTCTATCTTCCTCTGAAGGTAAGGTTGAGAAATAGTTAACAAGGTTGGCGTTATCCTGACTGCAGTGGAGAAGTCTGACTCCGACCAACCAAGGCTcttaaaaaatttgattttggctTCGAATTTTTCTTGGTCGACACCGTAAAGAACAATAAGCAAGAGTGGATACATTGCCGATTGTCGGGGGACGCCCAACTCGTCGGCTCTACGGACCAAAGTCTGGAGTGAATCTAGTTTCTGGGCAAGGAACTCAGGGCGGCTTCTCATTACTTGAGACGCCTTCTCTTCTGAGATACCGCACACGTCCATAAGAAACTTGAGGTTGGGAAGGATTCTTTTCTCAACACTGCAGGTAAAAAACCATTTTTCCTTTAAACGCTTAAGAAGAAGCTCCCTCGATCCAAACAGACGATCCCAGAACTCCAACTTGGAGACGACAGAACGGATGTTATAGTGGAGGATACGTGAATATGATGTAATTATCTCTACTAGGTCGGACTGAGAGATTCCCGCGTCAAGCCAAGATCGGAACTTTGGCTCCACCTTTACGCAGACACTTCTGGGGTTGATATTGATAATCCTCTTGATGTGGGAGTCGGTGAAGCCCTGGGACTTCAAGAATTTGAGGAAGTAGTCGGGTTTCTTACTAGATTTGAGATCTGATAAGGAGCGGGAGACCTTGGATGCCTCGGCGGCAGATAAACCCCAGGAATCTACTAGGTACTCGACAACGGAAAACGGTTTCAGCGGAGGAACTGCGGAGGcagcggaggaagaagagaataggTTACTGGGTCGGAAGTGTGCCGGGATACTACGGCTATGGCGGCGGATGACGAACGCCAGCATCGCGGCGGCGCAGTTTGAGTGTTTATCGCACGGAGAAGCGAAACCTAGTTACCTTATGGGAAGCGTTACGCAGAGAAAAGTGACGTGTTGCTGTGAAGCTGACAcgttttaatataaattttattggggGAAAATTAGAAGGGCGTTCCAAATTAAATCAAATGGACGCTCTCCTATCATTTTATCATTGATTCCATATTATTGTAGAAGCTAGTTTACATACTAATTTTTATATGTAATAAATATTATGGAATCTATATATTTATTTTACTCGATGAAGTATTTTAATCAAGTTTCAtttaaaaagataaaattaaaataatataaaatcatgTATAAACAATATGCATATAGCGAGTGCCTAATTAAAATGAAATGTTATTTTAACTAAATTATcagaaaagtaaaattaaaatatataaaattgctATTATACAAATTAATTGCTAGTTTTAGAGGGCCGAATGATGAAATAAGTTAAGAATTTTCCGTTGTTCGTGTTAAATGGAGGTGTTCATCTGACATTAATTGGAAACGAGCTTTTTGATAACGACAAATGGACAAAAGGCCACCGAGATTGAAAGCTCATAATTATATGGACTGTTACACAGAACAAATTGTTGCGTCGCTGTGACGGTCCCTAATTATATGGACGCGCTGGTACGACGGATGACAGAAAGAGCAGAGGGAAAATAAAACCTAATTTTATTATCCGCCGAAGGATTATTTTGTTTTTAATgtcattttgtttttttattcttTCTTTCCGTTTGATTTCCGTCCAATTTAAATTTAGAGGGATTGAATTTTCCTTAAACGATGGAATATATTCACGAACctctttatataaaaaaaaaatacaagactTTAAACGAACATGTTTACAGATTAACAAATCAAAtactaataatatttttaaactcAACTCCATAATGATTTCGACCACAAAATCAAACTCAAGTTCGACTCAGTTAACATAAttgaatgaatttttttttaaaccgaAACCTAAATAACATCACGAGCGACTTGATTTTAGATGCTCATGATTTTGCAAATGATATTGAGGCTTccagagtatatatatatatatatatatatatataatgcaatTATTCAAATTGTAAGTTGCACAATGGAAACCAAGTGTTGAATAACGGTTAGAAAATGACAAATGGTAGCAAATGACACATGTTAAATTTACTACAATGGAACAAAGAATTAATTTCCAACGGAGGAATACTCTCGGAAAAAAAAATTCCACCCATCCCTCAATGCGGTCGACTATAAGTCAACTGTATAATTTATCTCCCTTCACACAATTTAAAAAACAGATTGTGCAAGGCACCTACGATGAGTATAATCACCTTTTACTACAATACAATCCTCCTTCCAAGTCAAATACGATGATTCAATCTGCACTCTGATTAAAATTATGGTACAAACGGCATGAATTGGGATGCAAGGCAGCAAAGCCGTAAAGATAGGCTACTCAAATCATGTAGGATTGAAATGGAGAAAATTCTTCTCCTAAAACACAATAAATTCCAAAACATTAGACTACCATACCCTTTACATCTTCATGTTTGTGAGATCGGTGCTGCTTCAAATACCATCAGTTCTCTTGAAACGCTCATGCCATTCtttgctctctctctctcgatATAATTCTAGGATCAATGGCAACTGAATATAGCAAATCTTGACTTCTTATCAAGCTATAGTTATTGATGTGCCAATTAAGAATTCAGATTCAGTGTTTTTGAGTCGTCAAATGTGTGAATGGTGTGAATGGTGAAATGCTTAAGTTTGAGCAGGGTAAGTTGTCCAAGTGTGTCTCGAGCCGCGATAGTTGAAtgtgccaaaatgtaacatcaatttttttttgaactGTTATAAAAAAAATGAGTTTGAAGGttaatccaagtctaaattatTTAAGCATTTGCATTTGGCTACCTGAATTTCATCTCCATTGAGGTTGATGTAGAAATAAATCTCTAGTAATACGCATTCTTTGACCTCCTTGTACATGTAATGTTTTCAAACTATTATAAATCAAATCTACCTAATTTTATGAATTGGATTGTTCAAAAAGGCATCCTAGGAGGTTTCAACAATAGTCGTTCAACCTAGTGGTTAGGTGGCTCTTTTTAAAAAGGGGTCCATGCCGAGATCTAAACAAgtctaagattttttttaataagttgttTATTCATTTGACATagttaacttttctaattttaatATTGCAATATAACACTAATTATAAATTTACTATAtcttttcttgcaatttaaatttatgactatgaattattaaattttatgttTTATTGTAAAAATGCAAAATATAAAATAGTTTATTGGTTATGCTTATTATTTAgtgtttatttataaattataatatgttatttttgtgattgcaaaaattatcttaataGATTAAGGATTCAGTTTATGCAAAAGGTCATGCTGACACAAGTGCCCTACACGGCTAGCCCACAGTCATCTGTAGAGAGGTAAATTAAGAAATCGAGTAGGTCACCACATGAGAGGGTATTTTCGCCAATTTTGCCAAGAATTGACCCTTACCTAGTTCTGCAAACCTACCAAATGATGACTACATCGGCTAGGCCCTAGGACAAGGATTCAGTTGTTATATATAGAAGTTAATATTAATCATTCTTAACTTAATATCATTATGCctatgttaataattttaatgTCGACTTCTTAGACACTATGTAGTTGGGTGGCCGCCTAATCATTAATCATCTTCAAAGGTGTTCAGGTCATCTTAATATGTTTTCTCTATTATTTCCTCAATGGTAGTAGtattgttttatttaattttatctatTCTAGTATCTTTGTGCATCCATCTTAGAATTTCATATTGCAACATCAAATTTTTGTATGTGTTATTCTTATACCTTCAACTCAAATCAATTCAACATATCTTATATTCAGTTCAACATATCTAACTATAGAGATTTATAAATTGTTTTTGCACATCTTCGTACCATATTCTCTCCTAATTGATCATTGATAgcagtattttttatttttgcattttaCTGAATCGTGTGAGTAAGTTTCAGTACTACTCATTTCACATATCCAAGTTTTAAAACTCTAAAAACACATAGCACTTTCCCATTATACCCCTTCTCTTCTTTCCACATTCAAATTTTGCTCTACCCATTCAAAGATTCACTACTCTTAATTTACACTGTTGAATTCAAATCAGAAGGCATGGATATATTAAGAAGGCTTTTAGAAGTACATTGGTTTTGATTTGAAGTGATTCGGagttctctagatccatcaaccAGTTTTGTCCGTTGATGGACCTACATCATTCGAAAATTCATAAGTTTGATATTTTTCAAGTCAGAAGAGTCCTAGGAACCCATTGATGGTATTGGTTAGTGAGTATCATTGTCCTAGGTCTTATAATGAGTTtgtgataaattttattaaaccTTTACGAGTTTAAAAATTCACCACTCACAATTTACATTGTCGAATTCAGATCTAAGAGCATAGATATATTAAGGAGACTTCCATGAGTATATTGGCTTTGGTTTGAAGTGATTTAGAGTTATTTAGTTCCATCAACCAGTTTTGTTCGAAACTAGGTGATAGACCTAGGGAACTCCTAATTATTTCAAACTAAAACCAATATGCTCTTACAAGCCTCCTTAATGTATCCATGTCCTTAGATATAAATTTGACAACGTAAATTAAgaaccctaaatttttgaatgggTAGGGAAAAAAATTTTAATGTGGAAAGAAGGAAAAGGTATAATGGGAAAACGCtacttattttttgaattttgaaacttGGGTACATAAAATGAGTAATATTGAAACTTGCTTACGTGGTTCCGTAAAATACCATTTTTATTTTATCTTCTATATTAACTCTATGTATCTATTTGAGAATTCTCCTCTCTCCTACATCAATTCTTTATGTGTGTTATCTCCTAATTGTTTGACATTCTAATATATTATGGCATGTTATAccatatttctttaaaaaaatcccTTCAGACCAAAGAGCCACACAAAGATAATATATGACTTCCAatgcttccttttctttcttcaaaTTTTCATTAATGTCTCTTTCTTATTGAATTTCAAGTCCATCCATCCAAACTATTTTTTTAGTCTTTAATTTTGGTGGATTATATCATATATTCAATATTAGATCTGCTCAACT from Zingiber officinale cultivar Zhangliang chromosome 5B, Zo_v1.1, whole genome shotgun sequence encodes the following:
- the LOC121985537 gene encoding transcription termination factor MTERF15, mitochondrial-like, producing the protein MLAFVIRRHSRSIPAHFRPSNLFSSSSAASAVPPLKPFSVVEYLVDSWGLSAAEASKVSRSLSDLKSSKKPDYFLKFLKSQGFTDSHIKRIININPRSVCVKVEPKFRSWLDAGISQSDLVEIITSYSRILHYNIRSVVSKLEFWDRLFGSRELLLKRLKEKWFFTCSVEKRILPNLKFLMDVCGISEEKASQVMRSRPEFLAQKLDSLQTLVRRADELGVPRQSAMYPLLLIVLYGVDQEKFEAKIKFFKSLGWSESDFSTAVRITPTLLTISQPYLQRKIEFFVNEVGYSPSFITQRPLILLYSLDKRVIPRFQVLELLKSESLWTAKGTFFSYMRLSDKKFIEKFVLPYKEKVPKLVDIYYLPSTEVSV